A region of Toxorhynchites rutilus septentrionalis strain SRP chromosome 1, ASM2978413v1, whole genome shotgun sequence DNA encodes the following proteins:
- the LOC129780287 gene encoding uncharacterized protein LOC129780287: protein MPMENMRLLSKKERTLRSSIDNLKTFIRNYQEDRDRNSIPIRMEKLDQTFDKFVEVRMQIELLTDDHDDDEEFVESVETEEERSLLRAEIQEKRELENAKVIQEFENTYYDLRQSLAAFTIPAGGSSSSARAQTQSTTTSEPQPRVKLPELKMPSFSGKLREWITFRDTFTSVIHSNSHLSAIDKFTYLRTSLTGDALKEISSIEMTTANYNIAWQALNNCYENKKLIIKSHLDALFSIKPMERESYEQLKRIVGEFETNLMMLQKMGEEVDGMSTILQHMVCQRLDSATLRNWESHHNSKNVPIYSELIEFLKNQCQVLRNIASARSTRGEPTKQYRPSTTSLTAIQQSTLCPFCSEQMHSAFKYNKFTKLKTVDRVEEVKRRSLCLNCLSPGHIARFCSKGSCHTCGKSHHTLLHSAAASSQTRTAQHPNTQPRRRDNGPNPRPPQSQSIHQAPNSTHTQTIQLPHEESPSTHTENPSINQPQFPSTTDYPSTSHNTVMSVNTKTYSNTVILSTALVGIIDDFGHKIFARALLDSGSQLSFMTQNLAQKLKYLPVKRIDVSRWRLPGDIVLADPEFHNPSSIDIILGAQVFFDLLVDGQFKLEKGGPSLRNTHFGWIISGRIADKFSIKSTTLSHPCTEEKIDDILTRFWELETCRTTSILSLEESMCEKLFDETTTRDSTGRFNVTLPKKDYVIARLGESRSIAMRRFLSLERRLDSNPSLKTAYSDFIHEYLNLKHMREISVAEKEIGSEPYPYYLPHHAVIRPDSTTTKLRVVFDASCASSSGVSLNDALLVGPVIQQDLLSIIIRFRLRKFAIVADVAKMYRMININPADYHLQRILWRDCGTESIKTFELTTVTYGTSSAPYLATKCLQRLSVDGKQQYPTAAKILSEDFYMDDLLSGVDNAEQGVKIYNELTRLLRSAGFTLRKWNSNCPEILAEIPDSLKNMSNSLEFDSSERTIKMLGLIWEPHSDYFHFTVPQWNESTEINKRIILSDFARLFDPLGLVGPVIVQAKIFLQDLWKQGCSWTEPLKEELRQWWLIYRSSMVGLTNLRIPRWIAFSNDVVSAEIHGFCDASEKAYGACVYLRCITVSGSISVNLITAKSRVAPLDDTKRKKKKMTIPRLELSSALVLSHLYEKIISSIQISARPQFWTDSTIVQCWLSSPPSRWHIFIANRVSEIQHLTRSGMWCHIAGTHNPADAISRGITPEELADHHLWWKGPDWLSNPRSSWPPINSTQIEDLDTSLLEEKVVVSAAAAHIEAPNELFTLKSTLSSLVRITALCRRFVFNCQNCTNTRTGYISYIEREEALNQLIKVAQNESFADEIVDLKLNGQVKSSSRLRKLNPHLTRDILVVGGRLENAPISSSRKHPIILDNRHPLALLIVKHFHQSLLHAGQQLLIASVRERFWPLRLRNLSRKVIQSCVRCFRVKPKVEDQLMADLPAERVNPVPPFTRVAVDYCGPFNIRFPHRKADIRVCYVAIFVCLVTKAVHCEMVSDQTTAGFLAALKRLVARRGHPEVVLCDNAKNFVGAKRELDQLRKFFNSQMSQQAIAQEAASEGIHFKFIPPRSPNFGGLWEAAVKSMKYHFKRTVGNEILTPEEFSTLLTQIEACMNSRPLIPLSNDPMDLESLTPGHFLVYRPLTAIPEPSLDHLQENTLSRWQRVQKHLQTIWKKWSTLYLSDLQNRTKWTERRRNLREGMMVLLKNENQPPLRWALGRIVAVHEGRDGNVRVVEVKTKDGTYTRAIAKICVLPIKDNDVIENHN from the exons ATGCCCATGGAAAATATGCGACTTCTGTCTAAGAAGGAACGTACTCTACGTAGTTCTATTGATAACCTGAAAACTTTCATCAGGAATTACCAGGAGGATCGTGATCGAAATTCTATACCAATACGAATGGAAAAATTGGACCAGACATTCGATAAGTTTGTAGAAGTACGTATGCAGATCGAATTGCTAACTGACGATCATGATGATGACGAGGAGTTTGTGGAGTCCGTAGAAACCGAGGAGGAGAGGTCTCTCTTGCGTGCTGAAATCCAAGAGAAACGGGAACTGGAAAACGCCAAAGTGATTCAAGAGTTCGAAAATACATATTATGATCTCCGGCAGTCATTGGCTGCTTTCACGATACCTGCAGGTGGAAGTTCCAGTTCAGCCCGAGCGCAAACTCAATCCACGACGACATCAGAACCGCAGCCTAGGGTCAAACTCCCGGAATTAAAGATGCCTTCTTTCAGCGGAAAGCTCCGGGAGTGGATTACATTCCGTGACACCTTTACAAGCGTCATCCACAGCAATTCTCATTTGTCGGCTATCGACAAGTTTACATATCTGCGAACATCATTGACGGGGGACGCTCTGAAGGAGATTTCATCAATCGAAATGACGACAGCAAATTATAATATTGCGTGGCAAGCATTAAATAATTGTTACGAGAATAAAAAGCTTATAATAAAATCTCATCTAGACGCATTATTTTCTATAAAACCAATGGAGAGGGAATCCTATGAACAATTAAAACGAATCGTGGGTGAATTCGAAACCAATCTCATGATGTTACAGAAGATGGGTGAAGAAGTAGATGGGATGAGTACCATCTTACAGCATATGGTGTGTCAACGCTTAGATTCCGCCACTCTCAGGAATTGGGAAAGCCACCATAATTCGAAAAATGTACCGATTTACAGTGAACTAATCGAGtttctgaaaaatcaatgcCAAGTTTTACGGAACATTGCTTCCGCTCGATCAACCCGAGGAGAGCCTACTAAACAATATCGTCCATCTACAACCAGTCTTACAGCAATTCAGCAATCAACGCTGTGTCCTTTCTGCAGTGAGCAGATGCATTCTGCATTCAAGTACAACAAATTTACGAAACTTAAAACAGTAGATCGTGTGGAGGAAGTCAAACGAAGGTCGTTATGTTTGAATTGTTTATCGCCAGGTCACATTGCACGCTTTTGTTCTAAAGGATCATGTCATACTTGTGGAAAAAGCCATCACACTCTCCTACATTCAGCTGCTGCTAGTTCGCAAACCAGAACAGCTCAGCACCCGAATACGCAACCTAGAAGACGCGACAATGGACCGAACCCGCGACCACCACAGAGTCAATCCATACACCAAGCTCCGAACTCAACACACACTCAGACAATACAACTGCCACACGAAGAATCTCCATCCACCCACACTGAAAACCCAAGCATCAATCAACCACAGTTCCCAAGCACCACAGACTACCCTTCTACTAGTCACAACACTGTCATGTCGGTGAACACGAAAACCTATTCGAACACCGTCATTCTCTCTACCGCCCTCGTGGGCATAATTGACGATTTCGGCCATAAAATATTTGCTCGAGCATTATTAGACTCTGGATCTCAGCTGTCTTTTATGACACAAAACCTAGCTCAGAAATTGAAGT ATTTACCAGTCAAACGAATCGATGTCAGTAGATGGAGATTACCTGGAGACATTGTGCTAGCGGATCCAGAATTCCACAACCCAAGCAGCATCGACATAATCCTAGGGGCCCAAGTGTTCTTTGACCTGTTAGTTGACGGTCAATTCAAGTTGGAGAAAGGAGGACCTAGCCTTCGTAATACTCATTTTGGATGGATCATTTCCGGCAGAATAGCAGATAAATTTTCTATCAAATCGACCACACTCTCACACCCATGTACCGAGGAAAAAATAGACGACATTCTTACGCGATTTTGGGAGTTAGAAACATGTCGTACAACAAGCATTCTCTCATTGGAAGAATCGATGTGCGAAAAATTATTCGACGAAACTACCACTCGTGATtcaacaggtagattcaatgtCACGTTACCGAAAAAGGATTATGTAATCGCCAGGCTTGGTGAATCCCGTTCAATTGCCATGCGCCGTTTTTTATCTTTGGAGCGTCGCTTGGACTCTAACCCTTCGCTGAAGACAGCTTACAGTGATTTCATACacgaatatttaaatttaaagCACATGCGAGAAATCTCTGTAGCAGAGAAGGAAATAGGTTCGGAGCCCTACCCTTATTACCTTCCTCATCATGCTGTGATACGACCAGACAGTACCACAACGAAACTACGGGTCGTGTTCGACGCGTCCTGCGCGAGCTCCTCAGGGGTTTCGCTGAATGACGCCTTATTAGTGGGTCCTGTGATCCAACAGGATCTGCTTTCAATAATAATCCGATTTCGTCTCCGAAAATTTGCCATCGTGGCTGATGTAGCCAAAATGTACCGAATGATCAACATCAACCCAGCAGATTACCATCTCCAAAGAATTTTGTGGAGAGATTGTGGTACCGAATCGATTAAAACCTTCGAGCTTACCACTGTCACATATGGGACTTCATCAGCACCATATTTGGCCACGAAGTGCCTTCAACGATTGTCAGTTGATGGCAAGCAGCAGTATCCCACGGCAGCGAAGATACTGTCCGAGgacttctacatggatgacCTCCTATCTGGTGTAGATAACGCGGAACAAGGCGTGAAAATATATAACGAACTGACTCGACTACTCCGAAGCGCGGGTTTCACACTTAGAAAGTGGAACTCAAACTGTCCCGAAATCCTAGCAGAGATTCCAGATTCTCTGAAAAACATGAGTAATTCTCTTGAATTCGACTCATCCGAAAGAACCATTAAAATGTTGGGTCTGATATGGGAGCCACATTCAGATTATTTTCACTTCACTGTACCTCAGTGGAATGAATCTACCGAGATTAACAAGCGAATAATATTATCCGATTTCGCTCGCCTTTTCGATCCGCTTGGACTGGTTGGACCAGTAATAGTCCAAGCGAAGATATTTCTCCAGGACCTTTGGAAACAAGGGTGTTCGTGGACTGAACCATTAAAGGAAGAGCTTCGACAATGGTGGCTCATATATCGCTCAAGCATGGTTGGGCTGACAAACCTGAGAATCCCACGGTGGATTGCCTTTAGCAATGATGTTGTTTCTGCGGAAATCCACGGTTTTTGTGACGCGTCGGAGAAGGCATACGGTGCCTGTGTTTACCTCCGCTGTATTACTGTCTCCGGATCCATTTCGGTCAACCTAATTACTGCGAAATCTAGAGTCGCACCGCTAGATGATACCAAACGTAAGAAGAAAAAGATGACTATACCTCGACTAGAATTATCTTCCGCCCTCGTTCTCAGTCACCTGTATGAGAAGATCATAAGTAGTATCCAAATTTCTGCAAGACCACAGTTTTGGACTGATTCTACCATCGTCCAATGTTGGTTATCGTCACCACCATCCCGCTGGCACATTTTTATTGCTAATCGTGTGTCAGAAATCCAACACCTGACACGATCAGGTATGTGGTGCCATATCGCTGGAACACACAATCCAGCAGATGCCATATCACGTGGCATTACACCGGAAGAACTTGCTGACCATCATTTGTGGTGGAAAGGCCCAGATTGGCTGAGCAACCCGAGAAGCTCGTGGCCTCCGATTAACTCAACTCAAATTGAAGATTTAGACACATCATTATTAGAAGAGAAAGTCGTcgtatcagcagcagcagcacataTCGAAGCTCCTAATGAATTATTCACACTGAAGTCAACACTGTCTTCGCTTGTACGAATAACTGCATTGTGTCGCAGATTCGTTTTTAATTGCCAAAATTGTACAAATACACGAACTGGATATATATCATATATCGAACGCGAGGAAGCATTAAATCAGCTGATCAAGGTAGCTCAAAACGAAAGCTTCGCAGATGAAATAGTAGATTTAAAATTAAATGGACAAGTCAAATCGTCATCACGCCTAAGAAAATTAAATCCTCATCTAACGAGAGATATCCTTGTGGTAGGAGGTAGATTAGAGAATGCCCCTATCAGTTCAAGTAGGAAACATCCTATCATCCTCGATAATCGTCATCCACTCGCACTACTGATAGTGAAGCACTTTCATCAATCGCTTCTACACGCGGGTCAACAATTATTGATCGCCAGTGTACGAGAGCGGTTCTGGCCACTTCGTCTGAGGAATTTATCGAGGAAAGTGATACAAAGCTGCGTTAGATGCTTCCGAGTAAAACCAAAGGTCGAGGACCAGCTAATGGCTGACTTGCCAGCGGAGCGCGTGAATCCAGTTCCACCATTCACAAGAGTAGCCGTAGACTACTGTGGCCCCTTCAACATTCGATTCCCACATCGAAAAGCAGACATTCGAGTCTGTTACGTGGCTATTTTTGTCTGCCTCGTGACGAAAGCAGTACACTGCGAAATGGTTTCCGATCAAACAACAGCAGGTTTTCTAGCAGCTTTGAAACGTCTCGTGGCTCGACGTGGACATCCAGAAGTCGTACTGTGCGACAACGCTAAAAACTTTGTCGGCGCAAAAAGGGAATTAGACCAGCTACGCAAATTCTTCAACTCTCAAATGTCGCAGCAAGCAATTGCACAAGAAGCGGCTAGTGAAGGAATCCACTTCAAATTCATTCCCCCCCGATCTCCAAATTTCGGGGGTCTGTGGGAAGCCGCCGTGAAATCGAtgaaatatcattttaaacggACGGTTGGCAACGAAATTCTCACCCCAGAAGAATTCTCTACCTTACTGACCCAAATCGAAGCTTGTATGAATAGCAGACCCCTAATACCACTCAGTAATGATCCAATGGATTTGGAAAGTTTGACTCCGGGTCATTTCTTAGTCTACAGGCCGTTGACCGCGATACCAGAACCATCGCTAGATCATCTCCAGGAAAACACCCTATCCAGATGGCAAAGGGTTCAAAAACATCTCCAGACAATCTGGAAAAAGTGGTCCACGTTGTACCTTTCAGACCTTCAAAATCGCACTAAATGGACGGAGAGGCGAAGGAATCTGAGGGAGGGAATGATGGTTTTACTCAAGAACGAGAATCAACCTCCACTTAGATGGGCTCTCGGTCGTATCGTAGCTGTCCACGAAGGAAGAGATGGTAATGTGCGCGTCGTGGAGGTAAAAACCAAGGACGGCACATACACCAGAGCGATAGCGAAGATTTGTGTCCTGCCAATCAAGGACAATGATGTTATCGAAAaccataattaa
- the LOC129780294 gene encoding uncharacterized protein K02A2.6-like, producing the protein MAMGVLKIGIPVNGVEVDTECKKLGTIRDNIVDIPIKPDAVPVVQPYRRIPVALEKMVDKKLSELHEQGVIEPVNEPAKWISPLVVVPKGVDGDVCLCVDMRRANEAVERENHPLPTFEDFLPHLSKAKVFSRLDVVR; encoded by the coding sequence ATGGCAATGGGTGTGTTGAAGATTGGAATTCCTGTCAATGGAGTAGAAGTTGATACTGAATGTAAGAAGTTAGGAACAATCAGAGACAACATTGTGGATATCCCGATAAAGCCCGACGCTGTGCCAGTTGTCCAACCATATCGACGTATACCGGTGGCCTTAGAGAAGATGGTCGATAAGAAGTTGTCCGAATTACATGAACAGGGCGTTATCGAGCCAGTGAATGAGCCGGCGAAATGGATATCACCTCTAGTCGTGGTGCCGAAGGGTGTCGATGGTGATGTGTGCCTATGCGTCGACATGCGTCGCGCAAATGAAGCAGTGGAGAGGGAAAATCATCCTTTGCCCAcatttgaggattttttaccacatTTGTCGAAAGCAAAAGTTTTCTCCCGTTTGGATGTGGTCAGGTAG